One part of the uncultured Celeribacter sp. genome encodes these proteins:
- a CDS encoding DMT family transporter, which translates to MNPFRGIALKLGSVSCFVVMSALVKASSAEVPAGEAVFFRSLFALPIIFLWLAQRQEFGAGLKVKSPMGHVWRGMIGASAMFLNFSALALLPLPEATAIGYASPLLLVVFAAMFAGEDVRLFRFFAVFAGLLGVVIVLMPRFTVLHGAPDPHEQLGAMVALGGACLAAIVQLHVRNMVRTESTTSIVFWFSMSCTVAGLMTIPFSDWVMPSLKVGTFLVLGGLVGGVAQVFLTSCYRYADASMLAPFDYASMILALLIGYVVFHEVPTVPMIIGSSIVIAAGITIIFRERYLGLSAERRRKTENL; encoded by the coding sequence ATGAATCCCTTTCGCGGCATCGCGTTGAAGCTTGGCTCTGTCAGCTGTTTCGTTGTCATGTCTGCACTGGTGAAAGCGTCCAGTGCCGAAGTGCCTGCCGGGGAAGCCGTGTTTTTCCGATCGCTTTTCGCCTTGCCGATCATTTTCCTTTGGCTGGCACAGCGTCAGGAGTTCGGCGCCGGGCTAAAGGTGAAATCCCCGATGGGTCATGTCTGGCGCGGGATGATCGGGGCCAGCGCAATGTTTCTGAACTTTTCCGCACTGGCGCTGTTGCCGCTGCCAGAGGCCACGGCCATCGGCTATGCCTCGCCATTGTTGCTGGTGGTGTTTGCCGCGATGTTTGCTGGCGAAGATGTCCGGCTGTTTCGGTTTTTTGCCGTCTTCGCCGGGCTTTTGGGGGTGGTTATCGTGTTGATGCCGCGGTTCACCGTCTTGCACGGTGCTCCCGATCCACATGAACAACTTGGCGCCATGGTCGCGCTTGGTGGCGCCTGTCTGGCGGCCATTGTGCAACTGCATGTGCGCAATATGGTTCGGACGGAAAGTACGACCTCGATCGTGTTCTGGTTCTCCATGTCCTGTACCGTTGCCGGGCTGATGACCATTCCCTTTTCAGATTGGGTGATGCCCAGCCTGAAAGTCGGGACATTTCTGGTGCTGGGTGGGCTGGTCGGTGGGGTAGCGCAGGTGTTCCTGACCTCCTGTTACCGCTATGCAGATGCCTCAATGCTGGCGCCGTTCGACTATGCGTCGATGATTCTCGCGTTACTGATTGGCTATGTGGTGTTCCATGAGGTGCCGACCGTGCCGATGATCATCGGGTCATCCATCGTGATCGCGGCGGGGATCACGATCATTTTCCGCGAGCGTTATCTTGGGCTCAGCGCAGAAAGGCGGCGCAAAACGGAAAATCTGTAG
- the gltB gene encoding glutamate synthase large subunit, translating to MTKFDASWAASEEAKRQWMAENSLFREEDEHSSCGVGLVVSVDGSKSRKVVENGISALKAIWHRGAVDADGKTGDGAGIHVQIPHHFFGDQIRRTGHESRHGELLAVGQVFLPRTDFGAQETCRTIVETEVLRMGYYIYGWRHVPVNTDCLGEKANATRPEIEQILISNSKGVDEETFERELYVIRRRIEKASQAAGVRDLYICSLSCRSIIYKGMMLAEQVAVFYPDLMDERFESAFAIYHQRYSTNTFPQWWLAQPFRMLAHNGEINTINGNSNWMKSHEIRMASSTFGDMAEDIKPIIPQGSSDSAALDSVFEVLVRAGRSAPMAKTMLVPEAWSKNAEELPKSWRDMYSYVNSVMEPWDGPAALAMTDGRWVCAGLDRNGLRPMRYVVTGDGLVIAGSEVGMVPTDEATVVEKGALGPGQLLAVDMAEGKLYHDTEIKDRLANSQPFGDWVGKIVDLETELSGLSETAIYAGEELKKRQIAAGYTIEELEQILAPMAEDGKEALASMGDDTPSAVLSNTYRPLSHFFRQNFSQVTNPPIDSLREYRVMSLKTRFGNLKNVLDEDSSQTEILVLESPFVGNAQFEALKDHFNAPMTTIDCTFPADGGPDALRKGLERIRAEAEDAVRSGGGHVILTDQGQNETRVAMPMILATSAVHSWLTRKGLRTFCSLGVRSAECIDPHYFAVLIGCGATIVNAYLAEDSLSDRINRGLLDCSLTEAVARYRKAVDAGLLKIMAKMGISVISSYRGGLNFEAVGLSRAMCAEFFPGMHSRISGIGVGGIQRKVESVHKKGWRGGNTLPIGGFYKARKSGETHAWEAQSMHMLQSACDRASYEMWKQYSAKMQSNPPIHLRDLLDFKPMGKPVPIEEVESITSIRKRFVTPGMSLGALSPEAHRTLSIAMNRIGAKSDSGEGGESPDDFTPEPNGDNASAKIKQVASGRFGVTAEYLLHCEELEIKVAQGAKPGEGGQLPGMKVTDLIAKLRHSTKGVTLISPPPHHDIYSIEDLAQLIYDLKQINPRCKVTVKLVASSGVGTIAAGVAKAKADIILISGHNGGTGASPATSIKFAGLPWEMGLTEAHQVLAMNNLRERITLRTDGGLRTGRDIVMAAMLGAEEYGIGTAALIAMGCIMVRQCQSNTCPVGVCTQDERLRDKFTGNADKVVNLITFYAQEVRELLASIGARSLDEVIGRADLLTQVSRGSAHLDDLDLNPLLITVDGADKIVYDRSKPRNAVPDTLDAQIVSDAARFLNDGEKMQLSYAVQNTLRTIGTRTSSHIVSKFGMRNTLQPDHLTVKLTGSAGQSLGAFAAPGLKIEVSGDANDYVGKGLSGGTIVVRPPMHSPLVASENTIIGNTVLYGATDGYLFAAGRAGERFAVRNSGAKVVIEGCGSNGCEYMTGGIAVILGGIGANFGAGMTGGMAYLYDPDGEAEKLINPETLVTCPVTVDHWEAELKGLITRHAAETNSIKADDILSHWDEQKGNFLQVCPKEMLVHLPVPLTLEEGAIPAE from the coding sequence ATGACGAAATTTGATGCAAGCTGGGCCGCAAGCGAAGAGGCGAAGCGCCAGTGGATGGCAGAGAACTCTCTGTTCCGCGAAGAGGACGAGCATTCGTCCTGTGGCGTGGGTCTCGTGGTTTCTGTCGATGGTTCGAAATCCCGCAAAGTCGTTGAAAACGGCATCTCCGCTCTGAAAGCGATCTGGCACCGTGGGGCTGTCGACGCGGACGGTAAAACCGGCGACGGCGCCGGTATTCACGTTCAGATCCCGCACCATTTCTTTGGCGACCAGATCCGGCGCACTGGCCATGAATCGCGCCATGGCGAACTTCTGGCCGTGGGTCAGGTGTTCCTGCCGCGCACGGACTTTGGCGCGCAGGAAACCTGCCGCACGATCGTGGAAACCGAAGTACTGCGCATGGGCTATTACATCTATGGCTGGCGCCACGTTCCGGTGAACACGGATTGTCTTGGCGAAAAGGCCAATGCGACGCGCCCGGAAATCGAACAAATTCTGATTTCCAACAGCAAAGGCGTGGACGAAGAGACCTTTGAGCGCGAACTCTATGTCATCCGTCGCCGGATCGAAAAAGCGTCGCAGGCGGCCGGAGTGCGCGATCTCTACATCTGTTCGCTGTCCTGTCGCTCGATCATCTACAAGGGGATGATGCTGGCAGAGCAGGTTGCGGTGTTCTATCCGGACCTGATGGATGAAAGGTTCGAATCGGCGTTTGCGATTTATCACCAGCGCTATTCCACCAACACCTTCCCGCAATGGTGGCTGGCGCAGCCGTTCCGCATGCTGGCGCACAATGGTGAAATCAACACCATCAACGGCAACAGCAACTGGATGAAGTCGCACGAAATCCGCATGGCGTCTTCGACTTTCGGCGATATGGCCGAAGACATCAAGCCGATCATCCCGCAGGGGTCGTCCGATTCGGCTGCGCTCGATTCGGTGTTCGAGGTTCTGGTGCGCGCTGGGCGTTCTGCGCCGATGGCGAAAACCATGCTGGTGCCCGAAGCCTGGTCGAAAAACGCCGAGGAACTGCCGAAATCATGGCGTGACATGTATTCCTATGTGAACTCGGTGATGGAGCCTTGGGACGGTCCGGCGGCGCTTGCCATGACCGATGGTCGCTGGGTCTGCGCCGGTCTTGACCGCAACGGTCTGCGGCCGATGCGCTATGTCGTGACCGGGGATGGTCTTGTGATCGCAGGGTCCGAGGTGGGCATGGTGCCGACCGACGAAGCCACCGTGGTCGAAAAAGGCGCATTGGGACCGGGGCAACTGCTGGCGGTCGATATGGCCGAAGGCAAGCTTTACCATGACACGGAAATCAAAGATCGCCTGGCCAACTCGCAACCTTTCGGCGATTGGGTCGGCAAGATCGTGGATCTGGAGACCGAGCTTTCCGGCCTGTCCGAAACAGCGATCTACGCTGGTGAGGAGCTGAAAAAGCGTCAGATCGCAGCGGGTTACACCATCGAAGAACTGGAGCAGATCCTTGCGCCCATGGCCGAGGATGGCAAAGAGGCTCTGGCCTCCATGGGGGATGACACGCCCTCTGCGGTGCTGTCGAACACCTATCGTCCGCTGTCGCATTTCTTTCGCCAGAACTTCAGCCAGGTGACCAACCCGCCGATCGACAGCCTGCGCGAATATCGCGTGATGAGCCTGAAAACGCGGTTCGGCAACCTCAAGAACGTGTTGGACGAAGACAGCAGCCAGACCGAGATTCTCGTGCTGGAAAGCCCCTTTGTCGGCAACGCGCAATTTGAGGCGCTGAAAGATCATTTCAACGCGCCGATGACCACCATCGATTGTACCTTTCCGGCAGATGGTGGGCCCGATGCGCTGCGCAAGGGGCTGGAACGCATTCGTGCCGAAGCCGAAGACGCTGTGCGGTCCGGTGGCGGTCATGTCATCCTGACGGATCAGGGGCAGAACGAGACCCGCGTGGCCATGCCGATGATTCTGGCGACCTCCGCGGTGCACAGCTGGCTGACCCGCAAAGGTCTGCGCACCTTCTGTTCGCTGGGCGTGCGCTCCGCCGAATGTATCGACCCGCATTACTTTGCGGTGCTGATTGGCTGCGGCGCCACCATCGTGAACGCCTATCTTGCAGAGGACAGCCTTTCTGACCGCATCAACCGCGGCCTGCTGGATTGCAGCCTCACCGAAGCCGTTGCGCGCTATCGCAAGGCAGTGGACGCCGGCCTGTTGAAAATCATGGCGAAAATGGGGATCTCGGTGATTTCCTCCTATCGCGGTGGTCTCAATTTCGAAGCCGTGGGTCTGTCCCGCGCGATGTGCGCCGAATTCTTCCCCGGCATGCATTCGCGGATTTCCGGCATCGGTGTGGGCGGTATCCAACGCAAGGTGGAAAGCGTGCACAAGAAAGGCTGGCGCGGCGGCAACACGCTGCCCATCGGTGGTTTCTACAAAGCGCGCAAATCCGGCGAAACCCATGCCTGGGAAGCCCAGTCGATGCATATGCTGCAATCGGCCTGTGACCGCGCATCCTATGAGATGTGGAAACAGTACTCGGCCAAGATGCAGTCGAACCCGCCGATCCATCTGCGCGATTTGCTGGACTTCAAACCGATGGGCAAACCGGTGCCGATCGAAGAGGTTGAATCGATCACCTCGATCCGCAAACGCTTTGTGACGCCGGGCATGTCGCTCGGGGCGCTCTCGCCCGAGGCACACCGCACCCTGTCCATCGCGATGAACCGCATCGGCGCCAAGTCGGATTCGGGTGAAGGGGGCGAAAGCCCGGACGATTTCACGCCGGAACCCAATGGCGACAACGCCTCGGCCAAGATCAAACAGGTGGCTTCGGGTCGCTTCGGGGTGACGGCGGAATATCTGCTGCACTGTGAAGAACTTGAAATCAAAGTCGCTCAGGGGGCGAAACCCGGCGAGGGTGGCCAGCTTCCGGGCATGAAAGTGACCGACCTGATTGCCAAGCTGCGGCATTCGACCAAGGGTGTGACCCTGATTTCACCGCCGCCGCACCACGACATCTATTCGATCGAAGACCTTGCGCAGCTGATCTACGACCTCAAGCAGATCAACCCGCGCTGCAAGGTGACGGTGAAACTGGTGGCCTCCTCGGGTGTTGGCACCATTGCTGCCGGTGTGGCCAAGGCCAAGGCCGACATCATCCTGATTTCGGGTCACAATGGTGGTACTGGGGCCTCTCCGGCGACCTCGATCAAATTCGCGGGCCTGCCCTGGGAAATGGGTCTGACCGAGGCGCATCAGGTGCTGGCCATGAACAACCTGCGTGAGCGGATCACCCTGCGCACGGACGGTGGTTTGCGCACGGGGCGGGACATTGTCATGGCTGCGATGCTCGGAGCCGAGGAATACGGGATCGGCACCGCGGCGCTGATCGCTATGGGCTGTATCATGGTGCGTCAGTGCCAGTCGAACACCTGCCCGGTGGGCGTCTGTACGCAGGATGAACGCCTGCGGGACAAGTTTACCGGCAATGCCGACAAGGTCGTGAACCTGATCACCTTCTACGCACAGGAAGTGCGCGAGCTGCTGGCTTCCATCGGTGCGCGGTCGCTTGATGAGGTGATCGGTCGTGCCGATCTGCTGACGCAGGTCAGCCGTGGATCTGCGCATCTTGACGATCTCGACCTGAACCCGCTTCTGATCACCGTCGATGGTGCCGACAAAATCGTCTACGATCGGTCCAAACCGCGCAATGCGGTGCCGGACACGCTGGATGCGCAAATCGTGTCTGATGCGGCGCGTTTCCTGAACGATGGCGAAAAGATGCAGCTGTCCTATGCTGTGCAAAACACCCTGCGGACCATCGGCACGCGGACATCGAGCCACATCGTGTCGAAATTCGGCATGCGCAACACGCTGCAACCGGATCACCTGACGGTGAAGCTGACGGGCTCTGCCGGGCAGTCTCTGGGCGCCTTTGCGGCCCCGGGCCTGAAGATCGAAGTGTCGGGCGATGCCAACGACTATGTCGGCAAGGGCTTGTCGGGCGGTACGATCGTCGTCCGTCCGCCGATGCATTCGCCGCTGGTGGCCTCGGAAAACACGATCATCGGCAACACCGTGCTCTATGGTGCGACGGATGGCTATCTGTTCGCGGCGGGCCGTGCGGGTGAACGTTTCGCCGTGCGCAACTCCGGTGCGAAAGTGGTGATCGAAGGCTGCGGATCGAACGGCTGTGAGTACATGACCGGCGGGATTGCCGTGATCCTTGGCGGGATTGGGGCCAACTTTGGGGCCGGGATGACGGGCGGCATGGCCTATCTCTATGACCCGGATGGTGAAGCTGAAAAGCTGATCAACCCGGAAACGCTGGTCACCTGTCCGGTCACGGTCGATCACTGGGAAGCTGAGCTGAAAGGTCTGATCACACGTCACGCAGCAGAGACCAACTCGATCAAGGCCGATGACATCCTGTCGCATTGGGATGAGCAGAAAGGCAACTTCCTGCAGGTCTGCCCGAAAGAGATGCTGGTGCACCTGCCAGTGCCGTTGACCCTTGAAGAAGGCGCAATTCCGGCGGAATGA
- the queG gene encoding tRNA epoxyqueuosine(34) reductase QueG, with translation MAGLDKEAVRARALEEGFSKASFGRPEIPGAMERLQQFVEEGRHGQMQWMEERMAWRGDPAVLWPEAKSVIMLAEAYTPDDDPLEAINRPETGTISVYARNRDYHDVVKKRLKRLGRWLIEQAGPETEIKVFVDTAPVMEKPLAAQAGLGWQGKHTNLLSRDLGSWFFIGAIFTTHEFDPDPAEKPHCGSCTACLDACPTAAFPAPGQIDARRCISYLTIEHHGPVDPDLRALMGNRIYGCDDCLAACPWNKFAVAATEMKYAARPDLISPPLAELAGLDDAAFRARFSGSPIKRIGRDRFVRNVLYAIGNSESPELHEVARVLCEDADATVRDAAQWAVARLTPS, from the coding sequence TTGGCCGGTTTGGACAAAGAAGCGGTGCGCGCACGCGCTTTGGAAGAAGGCTTTTCCAAAGCCTCTTTCGGACGCCCGGAGATCCCCGGAGCCATGGAGCGTTTGCAGCAGTTCGTTGAGGAAGGCCGTCACGGTCAGATGCAGTGGATGGAGGAGCGTATGGCTTGGCGTGGCGATCCGGCCGTGCTCTGGCCCGAGGCGAAATCGGTGATCATGCTGGCCGAGGCTTATACGCCGGATGATGATCCTCTGGAGGCTATAAATAGACCCGAAACCGGCACAATTTCAGTCTATGCCCGCAATCGCGACTATCATGACGTGGTCAAGAAACGCCTGAAACGTCTGGGGCGCTGGCTGATCGAGCAGGCGGGTCCTGAGACGGAAATCAAGGTTTTTGTTGACACGGCCCCGGTGATGGAAAAACCGCTGGCGGCGCAAGCGGGGCTCGGGTGGCAGGGTAAACACACCAATCTTTTGTCGCGCGATCTGGGCAGTTGGTTTTTTATTGGTGCGATCTTTACGACGCATGAATTCGACCCTGATCCAGCTGAAAAGCCGCATTGCGGGTCTTGCACAGCCTGTCTGGATGCCTGTCCAACGGCGGCCTTTCCTGCGCCCGGGCAGATCGATGCGCGGCGCTGCATTTCCTATCTGACCATTGAACATCACGGGCCGGTCGATCCGGACTTGCGCGCCTTGATGGGCAATCGGATCTATGGCTGTGACGACTGTCTCGCCGCCTGCCCCTGGAACAAATTCGCCGTGGCGGCAACCGAGATGAAATATGCCGCCCGTCCCGATCTGATCAGCCCGCCGCTGGCTGAGCTGGCCGGGCTGGATGATGCGGCCTTCCGCGCGCGGTTTTCCGGGTCACCGATCAAGCGGATTGGGCGGGACCGCTTTGTGCGCAACGTGCTCTATGCCATTGGGAATTCCGAAAGTCCGGAGCTGCACGAGGTGGCGCGGGTGTTGTGCGAGGATGCCGACGCCACCGTGCGCGACGCGGCGCAGTGGGCCGTTGCACGTTTGACGCCGTCGTGA
- the mtgA gene encoding monofunctional biosynthetic peptidoglycan transglycosylase, producing MAKKSKKTSKTKKAAPRPWPQRLRRIVMRTLLALCGAMLLWILLYSVVPVPTTPYMLAEARRQPEGVDYRWTPMSEISPHLARAVVAAEDANFCRHWGFDMSAIRAAISEGGQRGASTISQQTVKNSFLWHGRTWSRKALEAALTPVVELFWSKRRILEVYLNVAEFDTGVFGAEAAARHYYGVGPEALTAQQAAQLAAVLPAPKDRSAGNPGPFVRRRAAQIIDGAATIERDGRAACFEH from the coding sequence ATGGCGAAGAAGAGCAAAAAGACATCCAAAACCAAAAAGGCGGCTCCGCGGCCCTGGCCGCAGCGTTTGCGGCGCATCGTGATGCGCACGCTTCTGGCGCTCTGCGGGGCCATGCTGTTGTGGATTTTGCTCTACAGCGTCGTGCCGGTGCCGACGACGCCCTATATGCTGGCTGAAGCCCGGCGACAGCCCGAGGGTGTGGATTACCGCTGGACGCCTATGTCAGAAATCTCCCCGCATCTGGCCCGTGCCGTGGTCGCGGCGGAAGATGCCAATTTCTGCCGCCACTGGGGCTTTGACATGTCGGCGATTCGGGCGGCAATTTCCGAGGGCGGACAGCGCGGCGCCTCGACCATCAGTCAACAAACCGTGAAGAACAGCTTTCTCTGGCATGGCCGGACATGGTCGCGCAAAGCGCTTGAGGCGGCTCTGACGCCGGTTGTGGAGCTGTTCTGGAGCAAGCGCCGTATTCTGGAGGTCTATCTCAACGTGGCCGAGTTTGATACGGGGGTCTTTGGCGCGGAAGCCGCTGCGCGGCACTATTACGGTGTCGGCCCCGAAGCGCTGACGGCGCAGCAGGCGGCGCAGCTTGCTGCGGTGCTGCCCGCGCCGAAAGATCGCAGTGCCGGAAACCCCGGCCCCTTCGTTCGGCGGAGAGCTGCGCAAATCATCGATGGGGCGGCCACAATCGAACGCGATGGCCGGGCGGCCTGTTTCGAGCATTGA
- a CDS encoding glutathione S-transferase family protein, with translation MIRLFHVPLSPFCRKVRLCLAEKKLEVELVEERYWERDPDFLRRNPAGKVPILRIDDMNLAESTPICEYLEERFPTPPLMPKDAEGRYEVRRLVAWFDDKFHHEVTSNLLYERVNRKLMKAGYPVSANVKSGAKAIKYHLDYMAWLLDRRRWLAGDAMTLADFAAAAHLSSLDYISDVDWNRHDVVKDWYAKIKSRPAFRSLLADQVSGFPPPAHYTDLDF, from the coding sequence ATGATCCGACTTTTCCACGTCCCGCTATCCCCCTTTTGCCGCAAGGTCCGCCTGTGTCTGGCGGAAAAGAAGCTTGAGGTGGAACTGGTCGAGGAACGCTACTGGGAGCGGGATCCGGATTTCCTGCGGCGCAACCCGGCGGGCAAGGTCCCGATCCTGCGGATCGATGACATGAATCTGGCGGAAAGCACGCCGATCTGTGAATATCTGGAAGAACGTTTCCCCACGCCGCCGCTGATGCCCAAGGATGCGGAAGGCCGCTATGAGGTGCGCCGTCTGGTGGCATGGTTCGATGACAAGTTTCATCACGAAGTCACCTCGAACCTGCTCTATGAGCGGGTGAACCGCAAATTGATGAAGGCAGGCTATCCTGTGTCGGCGAATGTCAAATCTGGCGCTAAGGCGATCAAATACCATCTCGATTACATGGCTTGGCTTCTGGACCGCCGTCGTTGGCTGGCTGGGGATGCGATGACCCTTGCCGATTTCGCGGCGGCGGCGCATCTATCCTCGCTCGATTACATCTCGGATGTGGACTGGAACCGGCACGATGTGGTCAAGGACTGGTACGCCAAGATCAAATCGCGTCCGGCGTTTCGGTCGTTGCTGGCGGATCAGGTGTCGGGCTTTCCGCCTCCCGCGCATTACACCGATCTGGATTTTTGA